The genomic DNA TGCCCTGGTTGTGTGTCATGTCCTCTACTACCCTTTTCAGTCTCTGCACACCACCTTGGCTGAGACACCCTCCACAACTCAAGTAAGATTTTACCGAATGTTTCCTCGTAACTTCTCGATTTGTAGTTCACATGTATGAAACTGTGTTTTGTACAGACAAATTCAATTAAACCACTTGCACTGTAATTTGTCACTGGGTTTCAGGTCCCCATCTGCATGTGGGATCAGTCCCCAGATCAGCCAAGTGGACTtcaccacagacacacccagGTTAAAGAACGCACCTCACCGATACACAACCCTAAGTAACTACACTAACCAGAGTCACATCTGATGAGTAGGAATTGAGAAAAGCGAAGTCACTGATAATGGTCTTGAAAATGTCATATTCATAGTCACTCCCTAGAACAGTTATGTCTCTAAAACAAGCAGATGTATTCGTTTAAGTTTCCtatttattttggtatttttcaGGACAGCAGAAAAACAAACGGAGCACATCTCACATCACAGCAGTAAAGTGTTTAATGACAGTGAGCTCATCGCTGAGCGTTGGGCTGGCAACAATGAACCTGAGACCCCTGCAGATGCCAGAGacccacaggaggaggaggaggaaaacgagaacgtgagagaagaggaggaaagaggctACAAGGAGACAGCAAGGGAGGGAAAGgtaggagagaaagaagaggggagCAGAGCGGTGAATGAGAATGAGAGCAAAGGGGAGGAAAGTGAGATAGAGAGCAGATGTGATCAAACATGGGAAAATGTAGAAAGTCAGGTGAAAGAGATGGAAATAGAATTTAATATGGGAGAGGAAGTTGTGTCTGGTGGTAGAAGAGACACAGGGTCACGAAAAGAGAATAtcgaggtgagggaggaggcagaggagagagtgcGGAATAATCATGAGGAGGATgtaaaggagaaaggagagagaggtgtggaGCGCCTCATTCAGGTGTTGGATGGTCACATTGCACTGGGTGGCGTACAGTGGAAGAAATGTTGTGCTGACGCAGCAGGACGAGTTCAGGTATAAGGCACAGAGATCCCATACTATCATTAGTTTGTAGTTTGAAAAAGGGTTTTCAACTCACTGTTTTCTACTCAACTCTGTCTGCAGCGGGGCAAAGACAAAGAACTGACCCCAAAATCGACCTTTGAGTCTGCCTGCTCCGTCAGCAGCTATAACATCCAGGTCACAGAAGAACTGATGCAGCACTCGGCAGAGGCGCTGAGTCGCACAGGATTCCCTCAGCGCTCAGAAACACAGGAGACCGTACGCAAAATGGCTGCCATGAAAATCGAGTAAGTTCTGTTTCCCTCCGTACTCTCTTTTCTAGTGCCGTTTGTTCTGTCCTGACTAGCCTGATTTTGTTTGTGATGTGACTGTCTGAGCAGACACCGTGTCCATTGGACCACCTTGAAACTATTGCTGGAACGAGGAGCTGACCCCAACGCATCCAGGGTCCCCATGCCTGTACTCTTTTTAGCCATTATGGCGGCTGACACTGAGGCCGTCAGGAGGCTGCTACTGTGTGGAGCTCGCACTGACATTCCCCTTCCTCCTGAGGTTTTAACTTATCGTTTTAACTTATCGACTTAACTTATCATTTGTTTAgccacagagaaaacaaatgagcaTCCATTCAGATGCAGAGCACAATTCcccctcatcctctcatccttttTGCAGAGAAAAGGCCTTCATCCCCTGCATGTAGCTGCAGCACTGCCAGGTCCAGCGGGTCCCAGGATCACAGAGTTATTGCTCCACGCTGTCACCGACCCAGACGCACAAGCATGCGACCAGAATGACATCTGTGAACGAGATACGGTCCGCGTGTTTCTCTCCTTTAAGCCTGAAACCTTAGTAGTCATATTTAAGGTGAGGGTGGAACTGGGAAGAAAAGGGTTTCAGAAAGTCTTAGATCTTTTATTCTTACAGTTCGTCATGAAGGCCCAGGAATCGGTCAGCACCAGTAAGAACCCACAGCTCAAAGGAGGCCGGACCGCGCTGCACATGGCCTGCCAGAGAGACAGTGACTATGAGCACACGCTCACACCTATATGCACCATCACTGATGAAACATGATACTATTGACTCTGTAAATCTGTAGCATGTTGCAGACATGATAACCAATCATGTTGAGTATATTTACCCAGTCCCTGAGAAGGTCAAATAATACATGTTCCAGACACAAATTCATAGTTTTTTtgagtatattatattatattatattatttgaatgGCATGACTTACAATGTTTAGTGAACAATGCAAAGTAATAATCTGGTTAAGCATGAGTTTTAATAGCTTTAACAATGACAGGATATCAATTATTGCAAGGCAGAAAATCCCATAATTCATGAGGTTTgctcacaataataataataatattatgtaCCATTTTAAATAACTCATGTCTATTTTTTATGAAGAATGCCAGCAAGGTGGTAGCCCTCCTGCTCTCCCACAGAGCCAGCACAGACCTCCTGTGGAGTGGGCACTCACCTCTGTCCCTGGCTATAGCAAGTGGCAACAACCTGGTagaccacacacaaacacagactcacacatacAAGCCGACCAAACCTCACTTTGTCCTGAACCTGCTCCTTTTCCCTTCCCAGGCAGTGGAGGAGCTGTTGAACGGAGGCGCAGATCCCAACATCCCCCTGGGCCGCGGGGTGGGCAGCGCCCTCTGTGCCCTTGCCAACATCAACCACCACTTAGGTGGTAACAGAGCTAAGCtggtacacacatacacacatatacacagacacatatatgtAGATGGGAATGTTTCACAGATAGGCAAACTGTGGAGAGAAGCATGCAGTCAATTGATTTAGAACAACAGGCATTTATACATTTCCTAAATAAAGCTGCATAATAAATTGACTAtgttgacaatgttttttttcctcatgttcACTTGTTTTTGTCTCCATAAAGGTGTGCAAAGATGATTTTTCACTCAGAATGTGAAACTGCACATTACACATTTCTGATTTATTTAACTTAgtttgacttaaaaaaacatgacttgAAATGATTTGTATCCATCAATATTGTCAAAATAGTTAAAGCAGAAGTTTATTAAGTTATCTCTGTATTGAGTCATTTGAAAGTATAGGGTTGAATCGTGTGTATTTGTGGTTGTCTTTGATTTAGTTGGACACGTTAGCTAAGGCTGGTGCTGACATCTTGATGCCGGTTATGGTGGGGGATGTTGTGGGAACTGCAGTCGACTATGCACACTACTCCTTTAACCAGGTACCTGTAGAAACACTGGATGCACTTATGCAGTCAATCATACTTTTGGAAACATTAAACTGTGTCAGGGAGTTGTTGATTCAACTTTTGGTTCTTTTTGCAGCCATTGTTAGTGGAGGAGTTGTTCTGGGCGGTATTATTTTGACATgcgtttttaatattttgtccCTGTAGACACAGAAGGAGTTGAATCATTTTAAACTCAAATTATATGGTACATACTTGCATTCGTACAAGAAAGCTTTGTGTACTTTGCTTTGATtgcttatttttcttatttctgaacacctgtctgtgtgttatatgttactCTATAGGACACGCATATTGCCAAAACTCCCTTCCACGTTCTGAACATGCGAGAGAGGGAAACATACACAGCACGGCGCGAGCTGCTGAGCTTGATGGGAGATCTGCTGAGACAGATTGCTggccagagagaaaaagaacatttattgaGAGAGCAACGCCTTACGTTGAATAGTTAGTAGCTATagtatgtttgttgttttttaaggcaaaaatgtatttgaagcGTATGTATGTGTGCTGTATTTAAGTAGCGGACCAGTAACACAGAGAGGTGTGTGTACACAGGGGCAGATGCCATTTCTTCAAACATGCTCCTTCCCAGCTGTGAAAGTCTGTCACCCATAACAGAAAAGCAGAggtacatatacacacgcattCATGTtctttttgtccctttttattGTTGTACTTTATCTAATTTGTAAGATTGTTTTATCTGAAATTCCAGAAGcaaaacaaggaaacacaaatctAACAGGAGCCTGTTTCCAACTGTGTCAATCTTTTCTCAGGAAACCAGTGATTAAGTTCTGCTATCAATGCGGTCGCTCGGTGTCCGTGAAGCTGACTGCATGTAGCCGCTGCCGCAAGGTCTTCTACTGTTCAAAGACCTGCCAACTGAAAGCTTGGGATGAAAGACACAAGGGAGACTGTATCCGGGTGACAGGTGGGAATCAGTCTCTCCATCCAACAGTTAGAACCCAACAAAcccgacaacaccagcccccaaaCCCTACCGAAGCTCAAGCCTGAAATATCACTAAATAAGCTTTTAATGAAATGACAATGTGTAACTTTTGTCATAGTGTTTTGAATATGTGATGTATGTAAGCTAAAGTGGTGATGATGTACAATATCTGGGAAATACTCATTTGGTTGTATCTTTTGGATGAACAACGCATGTAAACACTTTGTCTCTCTTCATCTAGCATCCGCTGATGGACTCCAGAAGAGTGTTGCGTTTCAATCAACAAGAGGCCCCGGGCCCTTGACTGTCAGGTGGAAATCCCAAACAGACCACAGGCCCTTGAGTGTCAAGTTGAAATCCCACAGACCTCTCAAGCCCATGGGCGTGGCAGAGGAGGTCTTGGAGAGCCAAGTCAACCTGAACGAAAACTACAGCTGCAACTGATCGatacaaacatttatttcacatacTTAATTACAGCGGAAGTACAACTCTCACAACCTAACAGTACATCATTTCTTTATCTGATTCTTTAAGtcgtaaatgtatatatttggcTGAATGGTAATGACAATATTTTGTGCCATAATCATTTCTCTTTGGTATATTTATACCTTTGAGTTCTCAATCTGTTGTAGTATTACAATATAGCGTAACAATTGATGTCCCTATTTGTGCTAAAGCCACAAAAACATTGAATGTCTGggtatacatatttatgaaattaaTCATCTGCTGGtaattaaattgtgtgtttgtgtgctgatACAACAATATGCAAGTAACATTTTACTTTCTTAGCTGGTCAAGGTAGAGTGAGTTTTAACTCGTTATACCTCAGTctgatatttaaatgaaaccGTCTGAGCATTTTAGAGGGGAAAtggtaataataaatgtattgtgcTTTAAAGGGTTATCttagtttttgttttactaAAATCTGAATCAGAAAAGTAACTAATAAGTACAACTGTCAAATACatatagtggagtaaaaggTACAATAGTGTCCTctgtaataaagtaaaaaatagtATACAATGTTATTACTTGGAATGTACTTGGAATATTCCTCTAATCTATCCTGTACTTTGTACACCAATGTCAATACAGTTCTTGGATAtctgtaaaatgtattaaatgcaCAAATCAAACAGTTTGAACGTCATATTATCATGAAGACTTGTGGAAATGAAGGTGTGTATATCTTGATTACCGTAAATTACCTAAAGCTTCACATCAGGGGAGGTTGCTGCAGGATCCTGCGCCTTGCATCACACCGCGATGAGTCAACAGGGCGGAGAGCAGCTGTCACTGAACTCCGAGGATTAAACATGTCTTTTGGAACGCTCGATTAAAGGCAATCTGTTATTATTTTAGTAGTCAAGCACCGAAactggaatatatatatatatatatatatatatatatttcttttttaaacaagcaGCTTCTCTGACATTGCGAGTGGAAAGTGGAGCGTGTTGTGACAGGATATGAATGCGGACATAGAGGAGCAGGAAGACGAACTGCTCGCACTCAATAGTATCTTTGATTCCGAGGAGTTCGTCCGGGATGGATCGAAATCTGCCGGAGAATTCCGAATATCCGTAGAGCTGCCTGCGGACTTCACCGTGACTCTGAAAGAAGGTCAATATGGTCTTGTTATTGATATGACAACTGCACAAAACCAGTTCCCCAATTTGCTTGGCATGCgaattattattacaaaaaaaagtacgattacaaaaaaatgtatccaaTAAGAAGTTTcgaaaatatttcacaagtgtcCAAGAAAGTAAAACAGTAACAATCGAGAatgaaatagttatttttccTCAGGTGAAACGCTGAGGCAGTATGATATATCATTCCTTCCACCTTTGCTCCTCACCTTTGAACTACCTGATGACTACCCATCCTCCTCCGCTCCCTCATTCTCCCTCACCTGCAgctggctcacacacatgcaggtaaTCAATAGAAGCCAAGCAATGTGGTTCAATTAAAACGGTATTTGTTGGTTTACAACCTGCCTGggtcacacacagagagagagagagagagagagagagagagagagagagagagagagagagagagagagagagagagagagagagagagagagagagagagagagagagagagagagagagagagagagagagagagagagagagagagagagagagagagagagagagagagagagagagagagagagagagagagagagagagagagagagagagattattgCAGAGGGTCAATAAAGATTACATCAGTATTTTTGCCCTCACCTCCCACAGCTCTCTGCGCTGGGTGCTCAGCTCATCGATCTCTACCAGGCCACAGGAGGCGCTGTGGTGCTCTTCTCCTGGGTACAGTTTCTTAAAGAGGATGCCCTCAGGTTCCTGGACATCCATGCTCTGTTGGAGCTCCCCTCTGACGAACACAGCACCCAGTATGATAGCCTGGACTCATTAAATGCTGCACTCTCAGAACCAAAGAATAATCAACAGTCAGGACCCACATATCGCCAAGATTGTAATGCCGTAGATCTTTGGAAAGCAGACCTCTCCGCACCGTCTTTGGAAGTTGAGCATCCGACAGGGATTCTTGCTGATGGCCAAGATCCTTCAACCTCAGACTGGAGAAATACAGACTTGAGGGAGGCTGAGCGAACCCTTCACGCCTCAGAGTTTAAGAATGATCTGTCCACAGTGGCAGGCAAATCAAAGCGTCTTCCATCTGCTTCGTCAGATCAAAGTGTTCAGGAAGATGTCCTAAATGATGGAGATGTGTCAGCCCCATTGTTACTTCCTCCTGGGTCCTCAGACCCACTGGGTCCAAGTAAACAAGGAGCTGCTTTCCTGCCAATCCACCCAAGAGAATCCCCTCAGAATGAAGGCCAAACACGCGCTGGCCTCTCGCTGACTCCGTCACAAGCTCTCCTGTCCCAGCTCCTGATCTATAATGCGGCTCAGACACAGAAAGCATTTTCCGCCACGGTGTTTGACTGTGGTGTGTGTTTCGTGGGCTTGCTCGGTTCAGACTGTGTCCAGTTGCCCGAGTGTGGCCACATCTTCTGCAAGGTCTGTCTCACCAAGTTCTGCACACTCCAGATAACAGAGGGCAACATCAAGGCCGTCAGCTGTCCTGAGGCGGACTGCTCTGCCACCCCGACACCTTCACAGGTACAGTCTCTTCTCCCTGCCAAATACAGCTCCTTTCTGAATCTCTTATTGGGGCTTTTTTTGTGACTTCAGGATGCAAAATGAGTGTTTGACTACTGTGCTGAAAGTACTTTGATCCTtaacttaaagggacagtgtgcaGGGTTTGGTGGGATCTAGCATTGCagttgcagattgcatccaacTGAATACTCCACAAGCATATCAGATACACTACCGTGGCCTTCAGGTAATGTAAAAATGTGGGAGGCTCACTTTAAAgtcattgtttggtttgtccgttctgggttgccgtagaaacatggcggtgacTACGGTCTGTAGAATATGTGAAGACTATTATACTCCAttcctaaatgctacacactttCCCTGTGAAAGTAGCAATACTAAAGTTTTTTAAatccattacaagtaaaaagCCTTACAGAGGTCTtacttaaaagtaaaaatactcaTTGTGCAAAATgaagttatattattattgatggtTTGACATGTAAGTATTGTTTTAATGCTGCTGACGCACATTTTAGCTACTTTTTTATACACTGTGTTGGACATTTTCATCTAAACAATGCATAGTATTTTGTAAGATGATGtttgtgtaattatttttaaatctataaGCAACAAGTTCACTATAATAATACATGCAGTGGAGTAGACAATACAATATTTTACggtaaaatgtattcaaataaaaGTATGAAGTATCATAAGACAGAAAGTACCCCAAAAACTGTACCGATGTACagagttactttccaccactggag from Cyclopterus lumpus isolate fCycLum1 chromosome 4, fCycLum1.pri, whole genome shotgun sequence includes the following:
- the LOC117729146 gene encoding LOW QUALITY PROTEIN: ankyrin repeat and MYND domain-containing protein 1-like (The sequence of the model RefSeq protein was modified relative to this genomic sequence to represent the inferred CDS: inserted 1 base in 1 codon) gives rise to the protein MLSTCNGVAAAPARGGAERGTGRRSDGHRGAPGLAVQEWPDGSTYEGGFVNGYKHGKGRYTWSNGEFYEGSFYKDYRXGLYCWPTGHTFTGKFYLNRKEGYGQQLLPDGATFQGLYHTDQRFGPGVVGHPDGREDVGLWHGERLLRLCTSLEEGFSLKNFPEYAAYMDPAVIIMSMTQPLTSVLQPEARAYSEVDTDRDLLSDDFILPPGMESYSTDGDHLPLPPGRRKELDQHFDGELWEPDAYSYQGYKRDPLAALPLQSYMLAHMHKHRLQAGIVGWDVAAVLALNRDSFGPKGPLEVSSELLIQHACRGELQTVSQILQTGLVHSDVTDSQGHSALIAATVNCHNDVIQLLLDMGADVDKLNCEGMSALVVCHVLYYPFQSLHTTLAETPSTTQGFRSPSACGISPQISQVDFTTDTPRTAEKQTEHISHHSSKVFNDSELIAERWAGNNEPETPADARDPQEEEEENENVREEEERGYKETAREGKVGEKEEGSRAVNENESKGEESEIESRCDQTWENVESQVKEMEIEFNMGEEVVSGGRRDTGSRKENIEVREEAEERVRNNHEEDVKEKGERGVERLIQVLDGHIALGGVQWKKCCADAAGRVQRGKDKELTPKSTFESACSVSSYNIQVTEELMQHSAEALSRTGFPQRSETQETVRKMAAMKIEHRVHWTTLKLLLERGADPNASRVPMPVLFLAIMAADTEAVRRLLLCGARTDIPLPPERKGLHPLHVAAALPGPAGPRITELLLHAVTDPDAQACDQNDICERDTFVMKAQESVSTSKNPQLKGGRTALHMACQRDSDYKNASKVVALLLSHRASTDLLWSGHSPLSLAIASGNNLAVEELLNGGADPNIPLGRGVGSALCALANINHHLGGNRAKLLDTLAKAGADILMPVMVGDVVGTAVDYAHYSFNQDTHIAKTPFHVLNMRERETYTARRELLSLMGDLLRQIAGQREKEHLLREQRLTLNRADAISSNMLLPSCESLSPITEKQRKPVIKFCYQCGRSVSVKLTACSRCRKVFYCSKTCQLKAWDERHKGDCIRVTASADGLQKSVAFQSTRGPGPLTVRWKSQTDHRPLSVKLKSHRPLKPMGVAEEVLESQVNLNENYSCN
- the LOC117729145 gene encoding E3 ubiquitin-protein ligase RNF14-like isoform X2, with protein sequence MNADIEEQEDELLALNSIFDSEEFVRDGSKSAGEFRISVELPADFTVTLKEGETLRQYDISFLPPLLLTFELPDDYPSSSAPSFSLTCSWLTHMQLSALGAQLIDLYQATGGAVVLFSWVQFLKEDALRFLDIHALLELPSDEHSTQYDSLDSLNAALSEPKNNQQSGPTYRQDCNAVDLWKADLSAPSLEVEHPTGILADGQDPSTSDWRNTDLREAERTLHASEFKNDLSTVAGKSKRLPSASSDQSVQEDVLNDGDVSAPLLLPPGSSDPLGPSKQGAAFLPIHPRESPQNEGQTRAGLSLTPSQALLSQLLIYNAAQTQKAFSATVFDCGVCFVGLLGSDCVQLPECGHIFCKVCLTKFCTLQITEGNIKAVSCPEADCSATPTPSQVKCLVGEELFSRYDRLLLQSTLDHMADVVYCPRRVCGSAVIVEKSSAAAQCSVCSFAFCVACKKTYHGTDNCLGKRKTKIWEAQQANVDLPQSQEGLSALWDDYASGSKQRQRLLESRYGRSTMRATVEECLSEDWMAFNSKNCPHCFWKIQKNGGCNMMTCSQCGQLFCWSCLTRLPSHRAGKHFENGLCYQYQ
- the LOC117729145 gene encoding E3 ubiquitin-protein ligase RNF14-like isoform X1, with the translated sequence MNADIEEQEDELLALNSIFDSEEFVRDGSKSAGEFRISVELPADFTVTLKEGETLRQYDISFLPPLLLTFELPDDYPSSSAPSFSLTCSWLTHMQLSALGAQLIDLYQATGGAVVLFSWVQFLKEDALRFLDIHALLELPSDEHSTQYDSLDSLNAALSEPKNNQQSGPTYRQDCNAVDLWKADLSAPSLEVEHPTGILADGQDPSTSDWRNTDLREAERTLHASEFKNDLSTVAGKSKRLPSASSDQSVQEDVLNDGDVSAPLLLPPGSSDPLGPSKQGAAFLPIHPRESPQNEGQTRAGLSLTPSQALLSQLLIYNAAQTQKAFSATVFDCGVCFVGLLGSDCVQLPECGHIFCKVCLTKFCTLQITEGNIKAVSCPEADCSATPTPSQVKCLVGEELFSRYDRLLLQSTLDHMADVVYCPRRVCGSAVIVEKSSAAAQCSVCSFAFCVACKKTYHGTDNCLGKRKTKIWEAQQANVDLPQSQDVHLKRCSDCASEGLSALWDDYASGSKQRQRLLESRYGRSTMRATVEECLSEDWMAFNSKNCPHCFWKIQKNGGCNMMTCSQCGQLFCWSCLTRLPSHRAGKHFENGLCYQYQ